In Nitrospiria bacterium, a genomic segment contains:
- the pstB gene encoding phosphate ABC transporter ATP-binding protein PstB, which yields MNKPVYIIEKLNTWFGERHILKDITLTIGLKQVTALIGPSGCGKSTFIRCLNRLHEVVPGARLAGTILLDGADINGPTVDPVTIRRRVGMVFQKPNPFPTMSVYDNVAAGLRLNGTRRRAILDERVERALKQAVLWDEVKDVLHKSGASLSGGQQQRLCIARALAVEPEVILLDEPCSALDPIATARIEELLLQLKTSYTIVIVTHNMQQAARVSDYTGFFLLGELIEFGATREIFTNPKDRKTEDYITGRFG from the coding sequence ATGAATAAGCCGGTTTACATCATCGAAAAACTGAATACCTGGTTCGGGGAGCGACATATCCTCAAGGACATCACGCTGACGATCGGTTTAAAGCAGGTGACCGCGCTCATCGGCCCGTCCGGATGCGGGAAGTCCACCTTCATCCGCTGCCTGAACCGGCTGCACGAGGTCGTCCCGGGCGCGAGACTCGCCGGCACGATTCTCTTGGACGGAGCGGACATCAACGGTCCGACGGTGGATCCGGTGACGATCCGGCGGCGGGTGGGCATGGTGTTCCAGAAGCCCAATCCCTTCCCCACGATGTCGGTCTACGATAACGTGGCGGCCGGACTCCGGCTCAACGGCACGCGCCGCCGGGCGATCCTCGACGAACGGGTGGAGCGGGCCCTGAAACAGGCCGTCCTTTGGGACGAGGTGAAGGACGTGCTTCACAAGTCCGGCGCCAGCCTCTCCGGCGGACAGCAGCAGCGGCTCTGCATCGCCCGCGCCCTGGCCGTCGAGCCCGAGGTGATTCTGCTGGACGAGCCCTGCTCGGCGCTGGACCCGATCGCCACGGCGCGGATCGAGGAGCTGCTGCTGCAGCTCAAGACGTCGTACACAATCGTGATCGTGACCCACAACATGCAGCAGGCCGCGCGGGTCTCGGACTACACGGGGTTTTTTCTGCTGGGCGAGCTGATCGAATTCGGCGCGACCCGCGAGATTTTCACGAATCCAAAGGATCGTAAGACGGAAGATTACATTACAGGGAGATTCGGATAA
- the pstA gene encoding phosphate ABC transporter permease PstA — MTPALLLRRRITNVFMLSMTGVCTATVLGILFFILGYITYHGISALDWDFFTKLPKPVGETGGGMANAIVGTVKLLFLASLIGVPIGFLGGVYLSEYGRKSTAGFLIRYAADILNGVPSIVMGIFAYTIVVLPMGHFSAVAGGVALGIMMIPIAVRSTEEFLKLVPDSIREAALALGLPEWKMVSFVVIPTAFRGIVTGIMLDLARVSGETAPLLFTAFSNRFWSHGWLEPIASLPVMIYTYAIAPYDDWHRQAWAAGMVLLMLVLGANLLSRLVLHRQLKG, encoded by the coding sequence ATGACCCCCGCGCTTTTGCTCCGCCGGAGGATCACGAACGTCTTCATGCTTTCGATGACGGGCGTCTGCACCGCGACGGTTCTGGGGATTCTGTTTTTTATTCTGGGTTACATCACCTATCACGGCATCTCGGCGCTCGATTGGGACTTCTTTACCAAACTGCCCAAGCCGGTGGGCGAGACGGGCGGGGGCATGGCCAATGCCATCGTGGGAACCGTGAAACTGTTGTTCCTCGCGAGTCTGATCGGGGTTCCGATCGGTTTCCTCGGCGGCGTCTACCTGTCCGAGTACGGCCGGAAATCGACCGCCGGTTTTCTGATCCGCTACGCGGCCGACATCTTGAACGGCGTCCCGTCCATCGTGATGGGCATCTTCGCGTATACTATTGTCGTGCTGCCGATGGGCCATTTCTCGGCCGTGGCCGGGGGCGTGGCGCTGGGCATCATGATGATCCCGATCGCGGTTCGGAGCACCGAGGAGTTTTTGAAGCTGGTGCCGGACTCGATTCGCGAGGCGGCGCTGGCGCTGGGACTGCCGGAATGGAAAATGGTCAGTTTCGTCGTGATTCCCACCGCCTTTCGTGGCATCGTGACCGGAATTATGTTAGACTTGGCGCGAGTCTCCGGGGAGACGGCCCCCTTGTTGTTTACGGCCTTCAGCAACCGATTCTGGAGCCACGGATGGCTGGAGCCGATCGCGTCCCTGCCGGTCATGATCTACACCTATGCCATTGCGCCCTACGATGACTGGCACCGACAGGCCTGGGCGGCGGGGATGGTGTTGCTGATGCTGGTGCTGGGGGCGAACCTCCTGTCGCGATTGGTTTTGCATCGCCAGTTAAAAGGGTAG
- the pstC gene encoding phosphate ABC transporter permease subunit PstC produces MARSSISAFSMTAFHRPGVSPADRLFRATVLTVALSVLAITVVVAYELVRNSRLPIQKFGWSFLWGTTWDPVAEQFGALPFLYGTLVSSALALLIAVPVGLGVAIFLSELAPRWLSDPVTFLVELLAAIPSVIYGLVGIFVLVPWIRNGLEPALSSTLGFMPLFRGAPYGVGMLTAGVLLAMMVVPFIVSVSREILMAVPRSQREAVLSLGATQWEMVRVAVLPYARSGIMGSVFLALARALGETMAVTMVIGNRPEIKLSLFEPGYTMAAVIANEFTEATGDMYLQALIEVGLVLFAVTILVNALARLLIYGVFSKVEVRE; encoded by the coding sequence GCCGATCGTCTTTTCCGGGCCACGGTCCTGACCGTCGCCCTGTCGGTGTTGGCCATCACGGTCGTCGTCGCCTATGAATTGGTCCGCAATTCCCGGTTGCCGATCCAAAAATTCGGCTGGAGTTTTCTCTGGGGGACGACCTGGGACCCCGTCGCGGAGCAGTTCGGCGCGCTGCCCTTTCTCTACGGCACGCTGGTCAGCTCGGCGCTCGCCCTGCTGATCGCCGTTCCGGTGGGGCTGGGCGTGGCCATCTTTCTTTCCGAGCTGGCGCCCCGGTGGCTGTCCGATCCCGTCACCTTCCTGGTCGAGCTTTTGGCCGCGATCCCGAGCGTGATTTACGGATTGGTCGGGATTTTCGTGCTGGTTCCGTGGATCCGAAACGGCCTGGAGCCGGCGCTCTCGAGCACGCTTGGGTTCATGCCCCTGTTTCGGGGCGCTCCCTACGGCGTGGGGATGCTCACGGCCGGTGTGTTGCTCGCGATGATGGTGGTTCCGTTCATTGTTTCCGTTTCGCGTGAAATCCTGATGGCGGTGCCCCGCTCCCAGCGCGAAGCGGTTCTGTCCCTGGGGGCGACGCAGTGGGAAATGGTCCGGGTCGCGGTTTTGCCCTACGCCCGTTCCGGGATCATGGGCTCCGTTTTTCTGGCCCTGGCGCGCGCGTTGGGGGAAACCATGGCCGTGACCATGGTGATCGGCAACCGTCCCGAGATCAAACTCTCCCTCTTTGAGCCGGGCTATACGATGGCCGCCGTGATCGCGAACGAGTTTACCGAGGCCACGGGCGACATGTACCTGCAGGCCTTGATCGAGGTCGGCCTGGTTCTCTTCGCCGTCACGATCCTGGTGAACGCCCTGGCCCGTTTGTTGATCTACGGCGTGTTTTCAAAGGTGGAGGTGAGAGAATGA